One genomic segment of Amycolatopsis sp. Hca4 includes these proteins:
- a CDS encoding DUF4231 domain-containing protein produces the protein MSDEPSGELAFLRTELDQQLHRYTKRRKRDKRKAFALRLSTVLLSATISVLLGLRNFDGYTDLFANIALGLGALITVLAAADAFFSHRELWILRTQTVRDLENISRDLRYCMSKDRSPEERKQDVERIYGELNRAIERDSRNWDRLRAPSGADPKE, from the coding sequence GTGTCCGACGAGCCCTCCGGCGAGCTTGCCTTTCTGCGCACCGAACTCGACCAGCAGCTGCACCGGTACACGAAGCGCCGCAAGCGTGACAAGCGGAAGGCGTTCGCACTGCGGCTGTCGACGGTGTTGTTGTCCGCGACGATCAGCGTCCTGCTCGGCCTGCGGAACTTCGACGGCTACACGGATCTGTTCGCGAACATCGCTCTCGGGCTGGGTGCGCTGATCACCGTGCTCGCGGCGGCGGACGCGTTCTTCTCCCACCGCGAGCTGTGGATCCTCCGGACGCAGACCGTCCGCGATCTCGAGAACATTTCGCGGGATCTGCGCTACTGCATGAGCAAGGACCGTTCGCCGGAAGAACGCAAGCAGGACGTCGAGCGCATCTACGGCGAGCTGAACCGGGCCATCGAGCGCGACAGCAGGAACTGGGACCGCCTGCGCGCACCATCCGGCGCGGACCCGAAGGAATGA
- a CDS encoding NACHT domain-containing protein: MTRTAVVLTALPVEFTAVAARLSGAVWQTHAQGSRYLVGTSGTWQVAVAEIGRGNEEASYSTERALQHFAPDVALFVGVAGGVKDVALGDVVFATEVHGYEYGKEGTDVFLPRGQVGTASYDLVQAARYLRHELTAGFAVVVEPIAAGGKVVADAEAPTAEVIRRHYSQVVATEQEGLGFVKAASARSGVSVGVIRGISDLLSGKADADQAGWQDIAASHAAEFAFALLDAADRTAYSLEDVAGALLSALLRLHRWESREEIPALGRDRREKRKADRLLEDLEEVLLEHLERAADTYGIKDAGLFRQVTSHLQLVDHTHPAETAVLRPLLGEAKSPVEGYFLSDVTAFLVGAYLGVPDLHRDALPGAIERETDLPQALETALSSVPRRQRARNEAADDQLSAAAYTTEYLRAVSNRLDHLEILGIDLARSVERYALTPAFVALSAASGQWDDDHTWSGGRRNDVVNVLAAATHQVLIGEAGSGKTTLLQWIAVAAARDRLPPRLAHWRGKVPLAVRLRRYVEQPLPEVEALTDEVAASLNARKPPRWCSDLLAEGRAIVLIDGLDELPVSRRPAAQRWLDELRGTFPENVFILSGRPAALRHPGFKLGQYRMAQLEPMGPDQITALVRHWHVSTSATLPKEHQESHRAKGKLVTEHILQNPALLDLARTPLLCAVLCALAYAHKGVGSLPRRRLDLYETTLVMLAGRRDTERNLAISPLGPEERLALLQDLAQWLIRNDQSEIAKDKALSHVGQTLRLLRQDTITAEEALHDLIERSILREPAPGVVDFVHRTFLEFLAARWMSGQGDFGALLYWAGDPSFAGVIALAVGMARPAEATSLLGNLLSKAESATRGDREHLYSLVMTCVDACLLVDESVTRRLESYLESLVPPLNSDAMLRLVAGGDTSVGLIERFLTSTEAYASERCVEALGRIGSPRALKVLIDLPVPLRRSLAQSLVEAWSFFPPAEYAEHVLTELHAPTVVELRDVSRIPFTGLLGRDYLVHAHIFGMWMGLDFLTGARLAYVTVDSPIPVENFVEIPKIPGLRSISATEVFAIGRVDLAAHIPADNTISSIELHLIAVTNDPVELDIGTFSAMPNLIDLRISGNTAVLDNIDRINSLRKLDSLEIENFRLLNPQTAEISLPRLRSLRIPEWPLSDLSTFAGCTHLEVLDAPDSELESLHGIAAMTGLRSVALGSCLSLTDIGELNPLKALEHVDLTNCIALDDDALDVVEKLPREIDLELAGSSVDADLRNAPLQILTEHVPDAWPDSIAMLDDDLDVTQEDFFVRSVVGASPAEEEFTHGWIVGDLEAYESRPL, encoded by the coding sequence ATGACCCGGACGGCGGTCGTGCTCACCGCCCTGCCGGTCGAGTTCACGGCGGTCGCCGCCCGGCTGTCCGGTGCGGTCTGGCAGACCCACGCCCAGGGCAGCCGGTACCTCGTCGGCACATCGGGCACCTGGCAGGTGGCGGTCGCGGAGATCGGCCGCGGCAACGAAGAAGCGAGCTATTCGACCGAACGCGCGCTCCAGCACTTTGCGCCCGACGTCGCGCTCTTCGTCGGCGTCGCGGGCGGCGTCAAGGACGTGGCGCTCGGCGACGTCGTGTTCGCCACCGAGGTCCACGGCTACGAGTACGGCAAGGAGGGCACCGACGTCTTCCTGCCGCGCGGCCAGGTCGGCACCGCGTCCTACGACCTCGTGCAGGCCGCCCGGTACCTGCGCCACGAGCTGACCGCCGGGTTCGCGGTGGTCGTCGAGCCGATCGCCGCGGGCGGCAAGGTGGTGGCGGACGCCGAGGCCCCCACCGCGGAGGTGATCCGGCGCCACTACAGCCAGGTGGTGGCGACGGAACAGGAAGGACTGGGGTTCGTCAAGGCGGCTTCGGCCCGGTCGGGCGTCTCGGTCGGCGTGATCCGCGGGATCAGCGACCTGCTGTCGGGCAAGGCGGACGCGGACCAGGCCGGCTGGCAGGACATCGCGGCGAGCCACGCGGCCGAGTTCGCGTTCGCGCTGCTCGACGCGGCCGACCGGACGGCGTACTCCCTGGAGGACGTCGCCGGCGCTCTGCTGTCGGCGTTGCTCAGGCTCCACCGGTGGGAGTCACGTGAGGAAATCCCTGCGCTGGGCCGGGATCGGAGGGAGAAGCGGAAGGCGGACCGGCTGCTGGAGGACCTCGAGGAGGTGCTGCTGGAGCACCTGGAACGAGCCGCCGACACCTACGGCATCAAGGACGCCGGACTCTTCCGGCAGGTGACGTCCCACCTCCAGCTGGTGGACCACACCCACCCGGCCGAGACGGCGGTCCTCCGGCCGCTCCTCGGTGAAGCGAAGTCCCCGGTCGAGGGCTATTTCCTGTCCGACGTCACGGCGTTCCTGGTCGGGGCGTACCTGGGCGTCCCGGACCTGCACCGTGACGCCCTGCCCGGCGCGATCGAGCGGGAGACGGACCTCCCGCAGGCCCTGGAGACGGCGCTCAGCAGCGTCCCCCGCCGGCAGCGAGCCCGCAACGAGGCAGCCGACGACCAGCTCTCGGCCGCCGCGTACACGACGGAATACCTGCGAGCGGTCAGCAACCGCCTCGACCACCTCGAAATCCTCGGCATCGACCTCGCCCGCTCGGTGGAGCGGTACGCACTGACCCCGGCATTCGTGGCCCTGTCGGCCGCGAGCGGCCAGTGGGACGACGACCACACCTGGTCGGGTGGCCGCCGCAACGACGTGGTGAACGTCCTGGCCGCCGCCACGCACCAGGTCCTCATCGGCGAGGCGGGCTCGGGCAAGACGACGCTGCTGCAGTGGATCGCCGTGGCCGCTGCTCGGGATCGGCTGCCGCCGAGACTCGCGCACTGGAGGGGCAAGGTCCCCCTGGCCGTCCGGCTCCGCCGCTACGTGGAACAGCCGCTTCCGGAGGTCGAAGCGCTCACCGACGAGGTGGCGGCGAGCCTCAACGCCCGGAAGCCGCCCCGCTGGTGCAGCGATCTGCTCGCCGAAGGCCGGGCCATCGTGCTGATCGACGGCTTGGACGAGCTCCCGGTCTCCCGCCGCCCCGCGGCGCAGCGCTGGCTCGACGAACTGCGGGGCACCTTCCCCGAGAACGTCTTCATCCTCAGCGGACGGCCGGCGGCGCTGCGCCACCCGGGTTTCAAGCTCGGGCAGTACCGCATGGCGCAGCTCGAACCGATGGGACCGGACCAGATCACGGCCCTGGTGCGGCACTGGCACGTCTCGACGAGCGCCACCCTGCCGAAGGAGCACCAGGAAAGCCACCGCGCCAAGGGAAAGCTCGTCACCGAGCACATCCTGCAAAACCCGGCGCTGCTCGACCTGGCCCGCACACCCCTGCTCTGCGCGGTGCTGTGCGCACTGGCGTACGCGCACAAAGGGGTCGGCAGCCTGCCCCGCCGCCGTCTCGACCTGTACGAGACAACGCTCGTCATGCTGGCCGGGCGGCGGGACACGGAACGCAACCTCGCGATTTCCCCGCTGGGGCCGGAGGAACGACTGGCGCTGCTGCAGGACCTGGCCCAGTGGCTGATCCGCAACGACCAGTCGGAGATCGCGAAGGACAAGGCCCTCAGCCACGTCGGGCAGACGTTGCGGTTGCTGCGCCAGGACACGATCACCGCGGAGGAGGCCCTGCACGACCTGATCGAGCGATCAATTCTTCGCGAGCCGGCGCCGGGCGTCGTCGACTTCGTCCACCGGACGTTCCTGGAGTTCCTGGCGGCCCGCTGGATGAGCGGCCAGGGCGACTTCGGCGCGTTGCTGTACTGGGCGGGCGACCCGTCGTTCGCGGGAGTGATCGCGCTGGCGGTCGGCATGGCGCGGCCCGCCGAAGCCACGAGCTTGCTGGGAAACCTGCTGTCGAAGGCGGAAAGCGCCACCCGCGGCGACCGGGAACACTTGTACAGCCTGGTGATGACCTGCGTCGACGCGTGCTTGCTGGTGGACGAGAGCGTGACCCGCAGGCTGGAGTCGTACTTGGAGTCGCTGGTCCCGCCGCTCAACAGCGACGCGATGTTGCGGCTCGTCGCCGGCGGGGACACCAGCGTGGGTCTGATCGAGCGGTTCCTGACCAGCACCGAGGCCTACGCGTCGGAACGCTGTGTGGAGGCGCTCGGCCGGATCGGCTCGCCGAGAGCGCTCAAGGTCCTGATCGACCTTCCGGTACCGCTGCGGCGGTCACTCGCGCAGAGCCTGGTCGAGGCCTGGTCGTTCTTCCCGCCCGCGGAGTACGCCGAACACGTGCTGACCGAACTCCACGCACCGACCGTGGTCGAATTGCGGGATGTCTCCCGCATTCCCTTCACCGGGCTGCTCGGCAGGGACTACCTAGTCCACGCCCACATCTTCGGTATGTGGATGGGCCTGGATTTCTTGACCGGCGCTCGACTCGCGTACGTCACCGTCGATTCTCCCATACCAGTCGAAAACTTTGTCGAAATACCCAAGATCCCTGGCCTGCGGAGCATCTCGGCCACCGAAGTATTCGCCATCGGCAGAGTCGACCTGGCGGCACACATACCGGCAGACAACACCATATCGTCGATCGAACTGCATCTCATTGCCGTGACAAATGACCCCGTCGAGCTCGATATCGGGACATTCTCCGCCATGCCGAACCTGATCGATCTGCGGATCAGTGGCAACACCGCGGTTCTCGACAACATCGACCGCATCAACTCCTTGAGGAAGCTCGACAGCCTCGAAATCGAGAACTTCCGGCTTCTCAACCCGCAGACCGCGGAGATCTCCCTACCCCGGCTACGTTCACTGCGCATCCCCGAATGGCCCTTGAGCGACCTCAGTACGTTCGCCGGCTGCACCCACCTCGAAGTCCTCGACGCCCCGGACTCCGAACTCGAAAGCCTCCACGGCATCGCAGCTATGACCGGCCTGCGTAGCGTCGCCCTGGGCAGCTGCCTTTCCCTCACCGACATCGGCGAACTGAACCCGCTCAAGGCCCTCGAGCACGTCGATCTCACCAACTGCATCGCCCTCGACGACGACGCCCTCGACGTCGTCGAAAAGCTCCCCCGCGAAATCGACCTCGAACTCGCCGGCTCCAGCGTCGACGCCGATCTCCGCAACGCCCCGCTGCAGATCCTCACCGAGCACGTTCCCGACGCCTGGCCCGACTCCATCGCCATGCTCGACGACGACCTCGACGTCACCCAGGAAGACTTCTTCGTCCGCTCGGTCGTCGGCGCGTCCCCCGCCGAAGAAGAATTCACGCACGGGTGGATCGTCGGCGACCTCGAGGCGTACGAAAGCCGCCCGCTCTAA